Proteins from a single region of Vairimorpha necatrix chromosome 6, complete sequence:
- a CDS encoding putative SP-containing protein gives MLICISILSIAASKNNSNFVIQKILDPENIPSYRNKINVYDDDFIVRNLNNPNITKFDAHNLVLFNKIDTSKFNCSDINWQAIFNASDVVFYALIMHKDVSKLIRIGLYMSSANPLYDLRFLFKKLITKFLSKKNISRKLKPIGHLFAYLAYHSYDLVFDLSFYSSFKDLNEIEDLKLVVSKFVDLKIDYDCPWRIIQLYNENMFANPHINSTEYTTAESHVLIQEKAITVNKYTPINTKTVETQDLIQDVDLPALDYSTEESEGDIKKDKATDSTKLETKKIKDVLHSKSTLPKNNEKNEYYLKKFFENNTL, from the exons ATGTTAATATGTATCtctattttatcaattgCAGCTTCAAAAAACAACTCTAATTTtgtaatacaaaaaattttggaTCCCGAGAATATACCTTCTTacagaaataaaataaatgtgtACGATGATGATTTTATAGTTAGAAATCTAAATAATCctaatattacaaaatttgATGCTCAtaatttagttttatttaataaaatcgaTACCAgcaaatttaattgttCGGATA TTAATTGGCAAGCCATTTTTAATGCATCTGATGTTGTATTCTATGCTCTTATAATGCATAAAGATGTAAGTAAATTAATACGTATAGGATTATATATGTCGAGTGCAAATCCCTTGTATGATTTAAGATTtctctttaaaaaattaataacaaaattcttatcgaaaaaaaatatatcacgAAAGCTGAAACCAATTGGTCATCTTTTTGCATATTTAGCTTATCATAGCTATGATTTAGTTTTCGATTTGAGTTTTTACTCTTCttttaaagatttaaacGAAATAGAAGATCTTAAACTTGTAGTTTCGAAATTCGTTGATCTTAAAATAGATTATGATTGTCCGTGGCGAATTATACaattatataatgaaaatatgtTTGCAAATCCTCATATTAATTCAACAGAATATACTACTGCAGAATCACACGTACTAATACAAGAAAAGGCAATAACTGTAAACAAGTATACTCCAATTAACACGAAAACTGTTGAAACACAAGATTTGATTCAAGATGTGGATCTTCCGGCGTTAGATTATTCAACAGAAGAGTCAGAAGgtgatattaaaaaagataaagcTACAGATAGTACTAAATTggaaacaaaaaaaatcaaagatGTTTTACATTCTAAATCGACTTTGCCAAAGAATAATGAAAAGAATGAATATTATCTTAAAAAGTTCtttgaaaataatacactatga